In Pongo abelii isolate AG06213 chromosome X, NHGRI_mPonAbe1-v2.0_pri, whole genome shotgun sequence, one DNA window encodes the following:
- the LOC129053100 gene encoding PWWP domain-containing DNA repair factor 4: protein MDSQYILCSWKGRLWPAKVLCTRGTSPKTKPEKAISLEVQILAVDEKIKVKSTDVKTPTKFEMEDIAASAAAQTKLGAPLREKMGYRGTLRVTLEILKERTNLGGGRKPHELESTTPSQLSQKVPEKPASSVPCEDDWRCKGDLRRSLGKRENPRSPTVPSESKRALRDERSQEPTAIAPTPGTLPGDRSGAPRAIAPTPGARLSGRSRARRAIAPTPSALRGYRSWAHRAIAPTPRCLYSDRSRAHRAIAPARGAKRGGRSQACRSIAPKPGSLCGDRSQASRAIDPTLGARRGGRSPACRAIAPTPGSLCSNRSRACRAIALTPGVLHGVRSRVPKDITPTPGALRGYKSWACRAIAPTPGALRRDRSAARTAIVPTPGALGRDRSRARSAIASTPGTLRGNRSSASKAIAPTPGALRRDRSAARTAIVPTPGALRRDRSRARSAIASTPGTLRGNTSSACKAIAPTPGALRGYKSWAHRAIAPNPGARRGYRSTADTAIAPNPGALGGNRSAARTDIAPTPGALWGYRSWTRRAIAPTPGTLSGYRSRAHTAISPTPGALRGYRPRSRRAIASTPATLRGEKSRAHTSLAPTPGALRGDSSRARRAIVPTTCALCEIGSRVGIGIAPIADALRGDRSPVRRPIAPTPGALRCDRSRELTAIDPTPGALGSDRSGASRAIAPTPGTLCSERSRVRRAIAPTPCALCGEGSQVGMGVAPTPGALRRDRSRAGRAIAPAPSALFGVGSRVGTGIALPAGALHGDRSPVHRAIAPTPGTLRCDRSRKRTAIGSTPGTLPGDRSGASRATAPAPGALCSERSRARRSIAPTPCLLCGDRSWVGMGIAPTPGALLGGKSRKCRAIAITPGALCGGRSQKRKAIAPTPEALHSDGSWTYMAIAPTPGALHGDNSPAHTSIIPSPGALHGDRPPVHMAFPSTPGTLHGDGSQAHMAIAPTPGTMRGDSSTARTAIAPSAGALRGDRSWKRKAIASTPGALRGNRSDRSRKCKAIASTPGTLHVERSPALRAIVPTPGTLGRDSSPGRTSIIPSPGALHGDRSPAHMAIASTPGALHGDSSQANTAIAPTPGTMRSDSSTARTAIAPSAGALRGDTSWKRKAIAPTPGALRDDKSWKRKAIAPTPGTLQGDSALHGDRSPAHTAIASTPGALRGDGSQVHTTIAPTPGALGDDSSTAIAPTPGTLQGDSSPANTALASTPGTLHGDTSQTHEAIAPTPGDLGGDSSSVHRAIAPSPGALHGDRSPAHTAIASTPGALCGDGSQVHTTIAPTPGAPHGDKSWKRKAIAPTPGTLHCDSSRTCMAFAPTLSALHADRSPAHQDITPTSGALHCDSSRESRAVAPILGALHRVGSQAHKATASTPGPLRGDSSPFHTAIAPMPGALRSTRSQKRKAISQTPGTLRGDSSGERTAIAPTPGALHRDRSQTHMAMDPTPSVLRSDSSPACMAIDPTPGALGRDRSRALMAIAPTPVGMQAHVLQSPQACQDSLTLSRHVCEKRGKKRANASTLMSLHPTVTEEGASLPPGLTSPAPPALKEEIQDSRPKKALAASPECSAFSGNIQDPGEGAWKPGWAGMATASGSRQHRLPSSLRLANRKRKRPGPDFQRRPQGPQTPGDAKLANPVTTVQRAGGKQDGQPASLAFPQEPRPIERGTMVWFKFQDHPFWPAVVKSVSNTDKTARVLLLEANLHHGKRGIQVPLRRLKHLDCKEKEKLLKRAQKAYKQSVNWCFSLISHYREGLVRGSFRGSFLDYYAADISYPIRRAIQEGDLQIDFPKVNYGDLEDWEEETSLGGKRPCKKILPDRMRAARDRDNQKLVDFIVRRKGADPHLLDILQGRKQSRWLTAFLKPHKDLLCIETYLEDDDQLEVVAKHLQEIYKQIDKTMLTLIKDDKVNFVLEVLLPEAMICAIATLDGLDYKAAEEKYLRGPPVHYREKELFDRNILKKARREPATTRKAN, encoded by the exons ATGGACTCTCAGTACATCCTATGCTCTTGGAAAGGCCGACTATGGCCAGCAAAGGTTTTGTGCACACGTGGGACTTCACCAAAAACGAAGCCTGAAAAGGCGATTTCTCTAGAAGTTCAAATCCTCGCAGTAGATGAAAAAATCAAGGTGAAAAGCACAGACGTGAAGACCCCAACTAAGTTTGAAATGGAAGACATTGCCGCCTCTGCAGCGGCACAGACGAAGCTCGGTGCCCCACTCAGAGAGAAGATGGGGTACAGAGGAACCCTTCGGGTGACCCTGGAGATTCTGAAGGAGAGAACAAATCTGGGTGGAGGAAGGAAACCACACGAACTAGAGAGCACCACACCCTCTCAGCTTTCTCAAAAGGTGCCCGAAAAGCCAGCCAGCTCTGTCCCTTGTGAAGATGATTGGAGATGCAAAGGCGACTTAAGGAGGAGTCTTGGGAAGAGGGAAAACCCAAGATCACCGACGGTCCCTTCAGAGAGTAAGCGTGCCCTGCGGGATGAGAGGTCACAGGAGCCCACAGCCATTGCCCCTACTCCAGGCACCCTGCCCGGGGACAGGTCAGGGGCGCCCAGGGCCATTGCCCCTACTCCaggagccaggctcagtggcaggTCACGGGCACGCAGGGCCATTGCCCCTACTCCAAGCGCCCTGCGAGGTTACAGGTCTTGGGCGCACAGGGCCATTGCCCCTACCCCACGCTGCCTGTACAGTGACAGGTCACGGGCTCACAGGGCCATTGCCCCTGCTCGAGGTGCCAAGCGCGGTGGCAGGTCACAGGCATGCAGGTCCATTGCCCCTAAACCAGGCTCCCTGTGCGGGGACAGGTCACAGGCGAGCAGGGCCATTGACCCTACTTTaggtgccaggcgtggtggcaggtcaCCGGCCTGCAGAGCCATTGCCCCTACTCCAGGCTCCCTGTGCAGCAACAGGTCACGGGCTTGCAGAGCCATTGCCCTTACTCCAGGTGTCCTGCACGGTGTCAGGTCACGGGTGCCAAAGGACATTACCCCTACTCCAGGCGCCCTGCGAGGTTACAAGTCATGGGCGTGCAGGGCCATTGCCCCTACTCCAGGTGCCCTGCGCAGAGACAGGTCAGCAGCGCGCACGGCCATTGTCCCTACTCCAGGCGCCCTTGGCAGGGACAGGTCACGGGCACGCAGCGCCATTGCTTCTACTCCAGGGACCCTGCGGGGAAACAGGTCATCTGCGTCCAAGGCCATTGCCCCTACTCCAGGTGCCCTGCGCAGAGACAGGTCAGCAGCACGCACGGCCATTGTCCCTACTCCAGGCGCCCTTCGCAGGGACAGGTCACGGGCACGCAGCGCCATTGCTTCTACTCCAGGGACCCTGCGGGGAAACACGTCATCTGCGTGCAAGGCCATTGCCCCTACTCCAGGTGCCCTGCGAGGTTACAAGTCATGGGCGCACAGGGCCATTGCACCTAACCCAGGCGCCCGGCGCGGTTACAGGTCAACGGCAGACACAGCCATTGCACCTAATCCGGGCGCCCTGGGCGGAAACAGGTCGGCGGCACGCACGGACATTGCCCCTACCCCAGGCGCCCTGTGGGGTTACAGGTCTTGGACGCGCAGGGCCATTGCCCCTACTCCAGGCACTCTGAGCGGTTACAGGTCACGGGCACACACGGCCATTTCCCCTACTCCAGGCGCCCTGCGAGGTTACAGGCCACGGTCCCGCAGGGCCATTGCCTCTACTCCAGCCACCCTGCGTGGTGAAAAGTCACGGGCGCACACCAGCCTTGCGCCCACCCCAGGTGCTTTGCGCGGTGACAGTTCACGAGCACGCAGGGCCATTGTCCCTACTACATGCGCATTGTGCGAGATAGGGTCACGGGTGGGCATAGGCATTGCCCCTATTGCAGATGCCCTGCGCGGTGACAGATCACCAGTGCGCAGGCCCATTGCTCCTACTCCAGGCGCCCTGCGCTGTGACAGGTCACGAGAACTCACAGCCATTGATCCTACTCCAGGAGCTCTGGGCAGTGACAGGTCAGGGGCAAGCAGGGCCATTGCCCCCACTCCAGGCACTTTGTGCAGTGAAAGGTCCCGGGTGCGCAGGGCCATTGCCCCTACTCCATGCGCACTGTGCGGGGAGGGGTCACAGGTGGGCATGGGCGTTGCCCCTACTCCAGGTGCCCTGCGCAGGGACAGGTCACGGGCAGGCAGGGCCATTGCACCTGCTCCATCCGCACTGTTCGGGGTTGGGTCACGGGTGGGCACAGGCATTGCCCTTCCTGCAGGCGCCCTGCACGGTGACAGGTCACCGGTGCACAGGGCCATTGCTCCTACTCCAGGCACCCTGCGCTGTGACAGGTCACGAAAACGCACGGCCATTGGTTCTACTCCAGGAACCCTGCCCGGTGACAGGTCAGGGGCGAGCAGGGCCACTGCCCCTGCTCCAGGCGCCTTGTGCAGTGAAAGGTCCCGCGCACGCAGGAGCATTGCCCCTACTCCATGTTTACTGTGCGGGGACAGGTCATGGGTGGGTATGGGCATTGCACCTACTCCAGGCGCCCTGCTAGGTGGTAAATCAAGGAAATGCAGGGCCATTGCTATTACTCCCGGGGCCCTGTGTGGTGGCAGGTCACAGAAACGGAAGGCCATTGCTCCTACTCCAGAGGCCCTGCACAGTGACGGGTCATGGACTTATATGGCCATTGCTCCTACTCCAGGTGCCCTGCACGGTGACAACTCACCAGCGCACACGTCCATTATTCCTTCTCCAGGCGCCCTGCATGGTGACAGGCCACCAGTGCACATGGCCTTTCCTTCTACTCCAGGCACCCTGCATGGTGACGGCTCTCAGGCACACATGGCCATTGCTCCTACTCCAGGCACGATGCGCGGTGACAGCTCAACAGCGCGCACAGCCATTGCCCCATCTGCAGGGGCCCTGCGAGGTGACAGGTCATGGAAACGCAAGGCCATTGCTTCTACTCCAGGTGCCCTGCGTGGTAACAGGTCTGACAGGTCACGGAAATGCAAGGCCATTGCTTCTACTCCAGGCACCCTGCACGTTGAGAGGTCACCAGCACTCAGGGCCATTGTTCCAACTCCAGGCACCCTGGGCCGTGACAGCTCACCAGGGCGCACATCCATTATTCCTTCTCCAGGCGCCCTGCATGGTGACAGGTCACCAGCACACATGGCCATTGCTTCTACTCCAGGTGCCCTGCACGGTGACAGCTCTCAGGCGAACACGGCCATTGCTCCTACTCCAGGCACCATGCGCAGTGACAGCTCAACAGCTCGCACGGCCATTGCCCCATCTGCAGGGGCCCTGAGAGGTGACACGTCATGGAAACGCAAGGCCATTGCTCCTACTCCAGGTGCCCTGCGCGATGACAAGTCTTGGAAACGCAAGGCCATTGCCCCTACTCCAGGGACCCTGCAAGGTGACA GTGCCCTGCATGGTGACAGGTCACCAGCACACACGGCCATTGCTTCTACTCCAGGAGCCCTGCGTGGTGACGGCTCCCAGGTGCACACGACCATTGCTCCTACTCCAGGCGCCCTGGGTGATGACAGCTCAACGGCCATTGCCCCTACTCCAGGGACCCTGCAAGGTGACAGTTCGCCAGCAAACACGGCCCTTGCTTCTACTCCAGGCACCCTGCACGGTGACACCTCTCAGACACACGAGGCCATTGCTCCTACTCCAGGTGACCTGGGCGGTGACAGCTCATCAGTGCACAGGGCCATCGCTCCTTCTCCAGGTGCCCTGCATGGTGACAGGTCACCAGCACACACGGCCATTGCTTCTACTCCAGGAGCCCTGTGTGGTGACGGCTCCCAGGTGCACACGACCATTGCTCCTACTCCAGGCGCCCCGCACGGTGACAAGTCATGGAAACGCAAGGCCATTGCCCCCACTCCAGGCACCCTGCACTGTGACAGCTCACGAACGTGCATGGCCTTTGCTCCTACTCTAAGCGCCCTGCATGCTGACAGGTCACCAGCGCACCAGGACATTACTCCTACTTCCG GCGCCCTGCACTGTGACAGCTCAAGAGAAAGCAGGGCCGTTGCTCCTATTCTAGGCGCTCTGCACCGTGTCGGCTCTCAGGCACACAAGGCTACTGCTTCTACTCCAGGCCCTCTGCGCGGTGACAGCTCACCATTTCACACAGCCATTGCACCTATGCCAGGGGCCCTGCGCAGTACCAGGTCACAGAAACGCAAAGCCATTTCTCAGACTCCGGGCACCCTGCGTGGTGACAGCTCAGGAGAACGCACGGCCATTGCTCCTACTCCAGGCGCCCTGCACCGTGACAGGTCACAGACACATATGGCCATGGATCCTACTCCAAGCGTCCTGCGCAGTGACAGCTCACCAGCGTGCATGGCCATTGATCCTACTCCAGGTGCCCTGGGCAGGGACAGGTCACGGGCGCTCATGGCCATTGCTCCTACTCCAGTTGGAATGCAAGCACATGTGTTGCAAAGCCCCCAAGCCTGCCAGGACTCCCTGACACTTTCGCGGCATGTTTGTgagaaaagggggaagaaaagggCAAACGCCTCAACTCTTATGTCCCTGCATCCCACAGTAACGGAGGAGGGTGCATCTCTGCCTCCAGGTCTCACCAGCCCTGCGCCCCCCGCTCTGAAGGAAGAGATACAGGACAGCCGCCCGAAGAAGGCCCTGGCTGCATCCCCGGAATGTTCTGCCTTCTCGGGGAACATTCAGGACCCTGGAGAGGGTGCCTGGAAGCCAGGCTGGGCAGGTATGGCCACAGCCTCTGGGTCCCGTCAGCACAGGCTGCCTTCTTCACTCCGGCTTGCCAATAGAAAAAGGAAGCGTCCAGGTCCAGATTTTCAGAGGAGACCTCAAGGACCTCAGACGCCTGGTGACGCTAAGCTTGCTAATCCCGTCACCACCGTTCAAAGGGCTGGCGGTAAACAGGATGGGCAGCCCGCCAGCCTTGCTTTTCCACAGGAGCCACGTCCCATTGAAAGGGGAACGATGGTCTGGTTCAAATTTCAAGATCATCCGTTTTGGCCAGCCGTGGTCAAGAGTGTCAGCAACACAGACAAGACCGCGAGGGTGCTCCTGCTTGAGGCCAACCTGCACCATGGAAAGCGGGGCATTCAAGTTCCTCTTCGAAGGCTGAAGCACCTGGATTgtaaggagaaagagaaactgCTGAAGAGAGCCCAGAAGGCCTACAAGCAAAGCGTCAACTGGTGCTTCTCACTGATTTCCCACTACAGAGAAGGACTGGTCCGGGGTTCTTTCCGGGGCTCTTTCCTGGACTATTATGCCGCAGACATCAGCTACCCAATCAGGAGAGCCATCCAAGAGGGAGACCTGCAGATTGACTTTCCAAAGGTGAATTATGGCGACCTGGAAGACTGGGAGGAGGAGACCTCCCTGGGCGGGAAGAGGCCTTGCAAGAAAATCCTCCCGGACCGGATGAGGGCCGCTCGGGACCGAGACAACCAGAAGCTGGTGGACTTCATCGTGCGGAGAAAGGGGGCCGACCCCCACCTTCTGGACATCTTGCAAGGCAGGAAGCAGTCCAGGTGGCTGACCGCGTTTCTGAAGCCACACAAGGACTTGCTCTGCATTGAAACATACCTGGAGGATGACGATCAGTTGGAAGTCGTGGCCAAGCATTTACAAGAAATCTACAAGCAAATTGACAAAACCATGCTGACTCTGATAAAGGATGACAAAGTCAATTTTGTTCTGGAAGTTCTTCTGCCGGAAGCCATGATTTGTGCCATCGCCACACTTGATGGGCTGGATTACAAGGCAGCAGAGGAGAAGTACCTGCGAGGGCCACCTGTGCATTACCGGGAGAAAGAGCTGTTTGACAGAAATATCTTAAAGAAGGCAAGAAGGGAACCAGCAACCACCCGTAAAGCTAATTAG